The proteins below are encoded in one region of Lactuca sativa cultivar Salinas chromosome 3, Lsat_Salinas_v11, whole genome shotgun sequence:
- the LOC128132643 gene encoding uncharacterized protein LOC128132643 — protein sequence MGDRSVISGRKRGPLGSTDRYGDKKHKAIIMLNSKKEVMNDKTENKNIVIGDVYHRKQYRREAIIRWREKRGKCPIICSHFLDKRQYRREAIIRWKLNRNNHTSASKFAISISGETSKVFSDVLIDKNQYKKEAIERWKKKKSKRTPSCLAYDKAKRNTTASAETSAISGPPLDLLPNVLMDKKQYRRAAINRWKKKTAKKRVLLPTSCLANDKALKKSINVGKTGYMRRQLNNRIGKHLLQQVPFASDVLPDVRRCRYCDAVKFYSETANFCCLDGRVVLSNNELPLLMQDLLTSTSKEAISFRTYIRTYNNHFAFTSFGVTADNELSKRNKGIYTFRVQGQVYHFINDLSPKENDSKNLQLYFHDTDNELENRLSDSPRLCIDLIAKCVEYLKDNPYARFFRNLRDVPNLDECKIILKTIPGQDQRVFNKPEVSQVAAIWIEGQENGEHGRRSIEVKLHSDCSRSVQYYYGCYDPLQYPLMFPFGELGWHQHIPKKKDVERGNGRNVVSTVEKLISPVTATSAEYLLDMEENVLAKNSESSKYVSVREYYAYKLQIRRHDKSYLLQFGRLLQQYIVDSYVKLETQRLAFFRTQQADIRQEFLQGIVDAMASGESEASAIGRRVVLPATFIGGTRNMRRKYIDAMALVQKFGKPDLFLTLTCNPNWPEIRQHMMTHEETHNRADLIVRVFHAKLELFKNEILKKNIFGKVAAYTYVIEFQKRGLPHAHFLLILEHDFKMYEPKEYDEIVCAELPDEHSNPHLHKMVVKHMLHGPCGDLNLKNVCMKNGTCKNSYPKEFCHETTQTNAAYPTYRRRNNGVSVIVRGAKLDNRWVVPYNAYLLCKFDCHVNIEICSTIKAVKYIYIYKYICKGCDKISFAVTSNYNSECIDEIQQFQSGRWISAPEGAWRIYRFLLGDIKPAVIHLALHLENYQPITFNKRQRLSDITKNPDRKKTMLTEFFLTMLQIDMHKN from the exons ATGGGGGATCGTTCTGTTATTTCGGGCAGAAAACGAGGCCCTCTAGGTTCAACTGATAGATATGGAGATAAGAAGCATAAAGCCATAATTATGCTCAACTCAAAAAAAGAAGTAATGAATGATAAAactgaaaataaaaatattgtcaTAGGAGATGTATACCACCGGAAGCAGTATAGAAGAGAAGCCATTATAAGATGGAGGGAAAAAAGAGGTAAATGTCCTATAATATGTTCTCATTTTCTTGACAAGAGGCAGTATAGGAGAGAAGCTATTATAAGATGGAAGTTAAACAGAAATAATCATACAAGTGCATCGAAGTTTGCCATTTCTATTTCTGGTGAGACctcaaaagtattttctgatgTTTTAATTGACAAGAACCAATACAAGAAAGAAGCTATTGAACgatggaagaaaaagaaaagtaaACGTACACCGAGTTGTTTGGCTTATGACAAAGCAAAACGAAATACAACTGCTTCAGCTGAGACGTCGGCTATTTCGGGTCCACCTTTGGATCTACTTCCGAATGTTTTAATGGACAAGAAGCAGTACAGGAGAGCAGCCATTAACAGATGGAAGAAAAAGACAGCTAAAAAAAGAGTTTTATTGCCAACGAGTTGTTTGGCTAATGATAAAGcattaaaaaaatcaattaatGTAGGTAAGACGGGTTATATGAGAAGACAGCTTAATAATAGGATAGGCAAACATTTGTTACAACAAGTCCCCTTTGCTTCTGATGTCCTTCCTGACGTCCGCCGTTGTCGTTATTGTGATGCTGTCAAATTTTATTCAGAAACAGCTAATTTTTGTTGTCTAGATGGTCGTGTTGTTTTGTCAAATAATGAGCTCCCACTTTTGATGCAAGATCTATTGACTTCAACATCAAAAGAAGCTATCTCATTTAGGACATATATTAGAACATACAACAACCACTTTGCTTTTACTTCTTTTGGGGTTACAGCAGATAATGAACTCAGTAAAAGAAATAAAGGAATTTACACTTTTAGAGTTCAAGGTCAGGTTTATCATTTTATAAACGACTTGTCGCCTAAGGAAAATGattccaaaaatttacaattgtaCTTTCATGACACTGATAATGAGTTGGAAAATCGTTTGTCGGATTCTCCGCGCTTATGTATAGACTTGATTGCGAAATGTGTTGAATATCTGAAAGATAATCCGTATGCTCGTTTTTTTAGAAATTTAAGGGATGTTCCAAACTTAGATGAATGTAAGATTATTCTTAAGACTATTCCGGGACAGGATCAAAGGGTTTTTAACAAACCAGAAGTTTCTCAAGTAGCTGCTATTTGGATTGAAGGTCAAGAGAACGGAGAACACGGTCGGAGAAGCATTGAAGTTAAGTTACACAGTGACTGCTCCAGGAGTGTTCAATATTACTATGGTTGTTACGATCCTTTGCAATATCCTTTGATGTTCCCATTTGGAGAGCTTGGTTGGCATCAACATATTCCCAAAAAGAAAGACGTTGAAAGGGGAAATGGAAGGAATGTTGTTTCCACAGTAGAAAAGCTTATCTCACCTGTAACTGCTACCAGTGCTGAATACCTTTTGGATATGGAAGAAAATG TTTTGGCCAAGAATTCTGAAAGTTCAAAGTATGTTTCGGTTAGGGAATATTATGCTTACAAACTTCAAATTCGTAGGCATGATAAATCCTACTTGCTGCAATTTGGTCGGCTGTTACAGCAATACATAGTTGATAGCTATGTTAAATTAGAGACACAAAGATTAGCTTTTTTTAGGACACAACAAGCTGATATACGACAAGAGTTTTTACAAGGAATTGTAGATGCTATGGCAAGTGGTGAAAGTGAAGCTTCAGCTATTGGTAGACGTGTCGTTCTACCAGCAACGTTTATTGGTGGAACAAGAAATATGAGACGGAAATATATAGATGCTATGGCGTTAGTCCAGAAATTTGGTAAACCGGACCTTTTTTTGACCTTAACATGTAATCCTAATTGGCCCGAGATTAGACAACACATGATGACTCATGAAGAGACACATAACAGAGCTGATTTGATTGTCAGGGTTTTCCACGCAAAACTCGAGTTGTTCAAGAATgaaattttaaagaaaaatatcTTTGGAAAAGTAGCTGCCTATACTTATGTCATAGAATTCCAGAAGAGAGGTTTGCCACATGCACACTTTTTGCTCATACTTGAACATGATTTTAAGATGTACGAACCTAAGGAGTATGATGAGATTGTTTGTGCTGAATTACCAGATGAACATTCCAATCCTCATCTACATAAGATGGTTGTGAAACACATGCTTCATGGTCCATGTGGTGACCTAAATCTaaaaaatgtttgtatgaaaaatgGAACTTGCAAGAACTCATATCCAAAAGAATTTTGTCATGAGACAACTCAGACTAATGCTGCATATCCTACATATCGTAGACGTAATAATGGAGTTAGTGTCATAGTTAGGGGTGCTAAACTTGATAATAGATGGGTTGTTCCTTACAATGCTTATTTGTTGTGTAAATTTGATTGTCATGTTAATATAGAAATATGCTCTACAATAAAAGctgtaaaatatatatatatatataaatatatatgtaaggGATGTGATAAAATAAGTTTTGCTGTTACTTCTAATTACAATTCTGAGTGTATAGATGAAATCCAACAATTTCAATCAGGTAGGTGGATTTCTGCTCCCGAAGGAGCATGGAGAATATACAGATTTCTTTTAGGTGATATTAAACCAGCGGTTATCCATTTGGCTCTTCATTTGGAAAATTATCAACCGATAACATTCAATAAAAGACAACGATTGAGTGATATAACAAAAAATCCTGATCGCAAAAAAACAATGCTTACTGAGTTTTTTTTAACAATGCTACAGATAGATATGCACAAAAACTGA